The following are encoded together in the Pseudomonas maumuensis genome:
- a CDS encoding outer membrane protein OmpK: protein MKRITTSVLLGSSLLATLPAHAGEWLQWHGESLSYLYGKDFKVNPDIQQTITFEHANKWKYGDTFLFVDKIFYNGKADPGKGVTTYYGEFSPRLSFGKIFERNLAFGPVKDVLLAMTYERGEGDNEAYLIGPGFDLNVPGFNYFTLNFYLRNTEGSRPGDNVWQITPAWSYTIPVGKSDILIDGYIDWVVDNDQTRRGTYHANLQFNPQVKYDLGKALNLGAKQLYVGFEYSYWKDKYGIDSRGNVDSNQSVASALVKVHF, encoded by the coding sequence ATGAAGCGCATCACCACCTCCGTCCTGCTGGGCAGCAGCCTGCTGGCCACCCTTCCCGCCCATGCCGGCGAATGGCTGCAGTGGCACGGCGAAAGCCTGTCCTACCTCTACGGCAAGGACTTCAAGGTCAACCCCGACATCCAGCAGACCATCACCTTCGAACACGCCAACAAGTGGAAGTACGGCGACACCTTCCTGTTCGTCGACAAGATCTTCTACAACGGCAAGGCCGACCCCGGCAAAGGCGTGACCACCTACTACGGTGAGTTCAGCCCGCGCCTGTCGTTCGGCAAGATCTTCGAGCGCAACCTGGCCTTCGGCCCGGTCAAGGACGTGCTGCTGGCCATGACCTACGAGCGTGGCGAGGGCGACAACGAGGCCTACCTGATCGGCCCCGGCTTCGACCTGAACGTGCCCGGCTTCAACTATTTCACCCTGAACTTCTACCTGCGCAACACCGAAGGCAGCCGCCCCGGCGACAACGTCTGGCAGATAACCCCGGCCTGGTCCTACACCATCCCGGTGGGCAAGTCCGACATCCTGATCGACGGCTACATCGACTGGGTGGTCGACAACGACCAGACCCGCCGCGGCACCTACCACGCCAACCTGCAGTTCAACCCACAGGTCAAATATGACCTGGGCAAGGCCCTGAACCTGGGCGCCAAGCAGCTCTATGTCGGTTTCGAATACAGCTACTGGAAGGACAAGTACGGCATCGACAGCCGTGGCAACGTGGACAGCAACCAGAGCGTCGCCAGCGCCCTGGTGAAGGTGCATTTCTAA
- a CDS encoding nucleobase:cation symporter-2 family protein, translated as MSESPKAYIPVAPPRQPLPLFQLILVGLQHVLLMYGGAIAVPLIIGQAAGLSREEVAFLINADLLVAGVATIIQSFGIGPVGIRMPVMMGASFAAVGSMVAMAGMPGVGLQGIFGATIAAGFFGMLIAPFMSKVVRFFPPLVTGTVITSIGLSLFPVAVNWAGGGHDAEAFGAPIYLMVAGLVLAVILLINRFMRGFWVNVSVLVGMGLGYVLAGSIGMVDLSGLSEAPWLQVVTPLHFGMPTFSLAPILSMCLVVVIIFVESTGMFLALGKVTDREVTPGMLRRGLLCDAGASFIAGFFNTFTHSSFAQNIGLVQMTGVRCRYVTVMAGALLILLSLLPKAAFLIASIPPAVLGGASIAMFGMVTATGIKILQEADISDRRNQLLVAVSVGFGLIPVVRPEFFAQMPQWMEPITHSGIAMATLSALVLNLLFNILGGADRAAHNDACHQH; from the coding sequence ATGTCCGAGTCACCCAAGGCGTACATCCCTGTTGCGCCGCCACGACAGCCCCTGCCCTTGTTCCAGCTGATCCTGGTGGGTCTGCAACACGTTCTGCTGATGTACGGCGGCGCCATCGCGGTGCCGCTGATCATCGGCCAGGCGGCGGGCCTGTCCCGCGAAGAAGTCGCCTTCCTGATCAACGCCGACCTGCTGGTCGCCGGCGTTGCCACCATCATCCAATCCTTCGGTATCGGCCCAGTCGGCATTCGCATGCCGGTCATGATGGGCGCCAGCTTCGCCGCCGTCGGCAGCATGGTGGCCATGGCCGGCATGCCCGGTGTCGGCCTGCAAGGGATCTTCGGCGCGACCATCGCCGCCGGCTTCTTCGGCATGCTGATCGCGCCGTTCATGTCCAAGGTCGTGCGTTTCTTCCCGCCGCTGGTGACCGGCACGGTCATCACCTCCATCGGCCTGTCGCTGTTCCCGGTGGCGGTCAACTGGGCCGGCGGCGGCCATGACGCCGAAGCCTTCGGCGCGCCGATCTACCTGATGGTCGCCGGCCTGGTGCTGGCGGTGATCCTGCTGATCAACCGCTTCATGCGCGGGTTCTGGGTCAACGTGTCGGTACTGGTGGGCATGGGCCTGGGCTACGTGCTCGCCGGATCCATCGGCATGGTCGACCTGTCGGGCCTGAGCGAGGCGCCGTGGCTGCAGGTGGTCACCCCTCTGCACTTCGGCATGCCGACCTTCAGCCTGGCGCCGATCCTGTCGATGTGCCTGGTGGTGGTGATCATCTTCGTCGAGTCCACGGGCATGTTCCTCGCCCTGGGCAAGGTGACCGACCGTGAAGTAACGCCGGGCATGCTGCGTCGCGGCCTGCTGTGCGATGCCGGCGCGTCGTTCATCGCCGGCTTCTTCAACACCTTCACCCACTCCTCGTTCGCCCAGAACATCGGCCTGGTGCAGATGACCGGGGTACGCTGCCGCTACGTCACGGTGATGGCCGGCGCGCTGTTGATCCTGCTCAGCCTGCTGCCCAAGGCGGCCTTCCTGATCGCCTCGATCCCGCCCGCGGTACTGGGCGGCGCGTCCATCGCCATGTTCGGCATGGTCACCGCCACCGGGATCAAGATCCTCCAGGAGGCGGACATCTCCGACCGACGCAACCAGCTGCTGGTCGCCGTCAGCGTCGGCTTTGGCCTGATCCCGGTGGTGCGCCCGGAGTTCTTCGCGCAGATGCCGCAGTGGATGGAACCGATCACCCACAGTGGTATCGCCATGGCCACCCTCAGCGCCCTGGTGCTGAACCTGCTGTTCAACATCCTCGGCGGCGCCGACCGCGCCGCGCATAACGATGCCTGTCACCAGCATTGA
- a CDS encoding urate hydroxylase PuuD, translated as MEAHLHEWLNLSIRWVHMITGVAWIGASFYFVWLENHLNRSNPRDGLSGDLWAIHGGGIYHLEKYKLAPPKMPENLHWFKWEAYFTWMSGIALLCVVFYWNPTLYLLAPGSTLSGAEGVAIGIGSLIAGWFIYDFLCDSPLGKKPALLGAVLFVLIIAACWGFSLVFSGRGAYLHTGAIIGTIMVGNVFRIIMPAQRQLVAAIENNQTPDPVLPAKGLLRSRHNNYFTLPVLFIMISNHFPSTYGSQYNWLILAGIAVAAVLIRHYFNTRHDSNKYAWTLPVGALAMICLAYVTGPKPLPSAPEQAAAKVEYQPLPATAVGGKTAAELRAEEAAKPAAPAEAPAQATAQAGGETFDKIHTVIQERCTVCHSAKPTSPLFSAAPGGVMFDTPQQIQAQAARIQAQAVASQIMPLGNITQMTVEERKLVGDWIAKGAQVN; from the coding sequence GTGGAAGCACACCTTCACGAATGGCTGAACCTGAGCATTCGCTGGGTTCACATGATCACCGGCGTGGCCTGGATCGGTGCATCGTTCTACTTCGTCTGGCTGGAGAACCACCTGAACCGCAGCAACCCGCGCGATGGGTTGTCGGGTGACCTTTGGGCCATCCACGGTGGTGGCATCTACCACCTGGAAAAATACAAGCTGGCCCCGCCGAAGATGCCCGAGAACCTGCACTGGTTCAAATGGGAAGCCTACTTCACCTGGATGTCCGGGATCGCCCTGCTGTGCGTGGTGTTCTACTGGAACCCGACCCTGTACCTGCTGGCACCCGGCAGCACCCTCAGCGGTGCCGAAGGCGTGGCCATCGGTATCGGCTCGCTGATCGCCGGCTGGTTCATCTACGACTTCCTCTGCGACTCGCCCCTGGGCAAGAAGCCGGCGCTGCTCGGTGCCGTGCTGTTCGTGCTGATCATCGCCGCCTGCTGGGGCTTCAGCCTGGTGTTCAGCGGCCGTGGCGCGTACCTGCACACCGGCGCGATCATCGGCACCATCATGGTCGGTAACGTGTTCCGCATCATCATGCCGGCGCAGCGCCAGCTGGTGGCGGCCATCGAGAACAACCAGACCCCCGACCCGGTCCTGCCGGCCAAGGGCCTGCTGCGCTCGCGCCACAACAACTACTTCACCCTGCCGGTGCTGTTCATCATGATCAGCAACCACTTCCCGAGCACCTACGGCAGCCAGTACAACTGGCTGATCCTGGCCGGGATCGCGGTGGCCGCGGTATTGATCCGTCACTACTTCAACACCCGCCACGACAGCAACAAGTACGCCTGGACCCTGCCAGTCGGCGCCCTGGCGATGATCTGCCTGGCCTACGTGACCGGCCCGAAACCGCTGCCGAGCGCACCTGAGCAGGCCGCCGCCAAGGTCGAGTACCAACCGCTGCCGGCCACCGCCGTGGGCGGTAAGACCGCCGCCGAACTGCGCGCCGAGGAAGCCGCCAAACCTGCGGCCCCCGCCGAGGCTCCGGCCCAGGCCACAGCCCAGGCTGGCGGTGAAACCTTCGACAAGATCCACACCGTCATCCAGGAACGCTGCACCGTGTGCCACTCGGCCAAGCCGACCAGCCCGCTGTTCAGCGCCGCACCTGGCGGCGTGATGTTCGACACCCCGCAGCAGATCCAGGCCCAGGCCGCGCGCATCCAGGCGCAGGCCGTCGCCAGCCAGATCATGCCGCTGGGCAACATCACCCAGATGACCGTCGAGGAACGCAAGCTGGTCGGCGACTGGATCGCCAAAGGCGCGCAGGTCAACTGA
- a CDS encoding ureidoglycolate lyase, whose amino-acid sequence MRTLMIEPLTKEAFAPFGDVIETDGSDHFMINNGSTMRFHKLATVETAEPEDKAIISIFRADALEMPLTVRMLERHPLGSQAFIPLLGNPFLIVVAPLGDAPVSGLVRAFRSNGRQGINYHRGVWHHPVLTIEKRDDFLVVDRSGSGNNCDEHYFPEEQMLILNPHQ is encoded by the coding sequence ATGCGCACCCTGATGATCGAGCCCCTGACCAAAGAAGCCTTCGCCCCCTTCGGAGACGTGATCGAAACCGACGGCAGCGACCACTTCATGATCAACAACGGCTCGACCATGCGCTTCCACAAGCTCGCCACGGTCGAGACCGCCGAGCCCGAAGACAAGGCGATCATCAGCATCTTCCGCGCCGACGCGCTGGAGATGCCGCTGACCGTACGCATGCTGGAACGCCATCCGCTGGGCAGCCAGGCTTTCATCCCGCTGCTCGGCAACCCCTTTCTGATCGTGGTCGCGCCACTTGGCGATGCACCTGTATCAGGCTTGGTCCGCGCCTTCCGCAGTAATGGCAGGCAGGGCATCAATTACCATCGCGGCGTCTGGCACCACCCGGTGCTGACGATCGAAAAGCGGGATGACTTCCTGGTGGTTGATCGCAGTGGTTCCGGCAACAACTGCGATGAGCATTACTTCCCCGAGGAACAGATGTTGATCCTCAATCCCCACCAATAA
- the uraD gene encoding 2-oxo-4-hydroxy-4-carboxy-5-ureidoimidazoline decarboxylase, translating into MTAFKTLKPSTLDRAAFVAAFADIYEHSPWVAEKAYDLGQLAELDEIEALHQRMSDILLSASHAEQLALINAHPDLAGKAAIQGELTESSTNEQAGAGIHQCTAEEFARFTELNDAYKAKFQFPFIMAVKGSNRHQILAAFEKRIHNDTDAEFKEALAQINLIALFRLLQL; encoded by the coding sequence ATGACTGCCTTCAAGACCCTCAAGCCCTCCACCCTGGACCGCGCCGCCTTCGTCGCGGCCTTCGCCGACATCTACGAGCACTCGCCGTGGGTCGCCGAGAAAGCCTACGACCTGGGGCAACTGGCCGAGCTGGACGAGATCGAGGCACTGCATCAACGCATGAGCGACATCCTGCTCAGCGCCAGCCATGCCGAGCAACTGGCACTGATCAACGCCCACCCGGACTTGGCCGGCAAGGCCGCCATCCAGGGCGAGCTGACCGAATCGAGCACCAACGAACAGGCCGGCGCCGGCATCCACCAATGCACCGCCGAAGAGTTCGCCCGCTTCACCGAGCTCAACGACGCCTACAAGGCCAAGTTCCAGTTCCCGTTCATCATGGCGGTCAAGGGCAGCAACCGGCACCAGATCCTCGCCGCCTTCGAAAAACGCATCCACAACGACACGGATGCCGAGTTCAAGGAAGCCCTGGCGCAGATCAACCTGATCGCCCTGTTCCGCCTGCTGCAGCTGTAA
- the puuE gene encoding allantoinase PuuE — MSADYPRDLIGYGNNPPHPQWPGNARIALSFVLNYEEGGERNILHGDKESEAFLSEMVAAQPLQGARNMSMESLYEYGSRAGVWRLLKLFKDSGVPLTIFAVAMAAQRHPDVIRAMVEAGHEICSHGYRWIDYQYMDEAQEREHMLEAIRILTELTGERPQGWYTGRTGPNTRRLVMEEGGFLYDSDTYDDDLPYWEPNNPTGKPHLVIPYTLDTNDMRFTQVQGFNCGEQFFQYLKDAFDVLYEEGAEAPKMLSIGLHCRLVGRPARLAALKRFVDYAKSHEQVWFARRVDIARHWHATHPYKKENA; from the coding sequence GTGAGCGCTGACTACCCTCGCGACCTGATCGGTTACGGCAACAACCCACCTCATCCGCAATGGCCGGGGAATGCCCGCATTGCGCTGTCCTTCGTGCTCAACTACGAAGAAGGTGGCGAGCGCAACATCCTGCATGGCGACAAAGAGTCCGAAGCGTTCCTTTCCGAAATGGTCGCCGCCCAGCCGCTGCAGGGCGCGCGCAACATGAGCATGGAGTCGCTCTACGAATATGGCAGCCGCGCCGGGGTATGGCGCCTGCTCAAGCTGTTCAAGGACAGCGGCGTGCCGCTGACCATCTTCGCCGTGGCCATGGCCGCCCAGCGCCACCCCGACGTGATCCGCGCCATGGTCGAGGCCGGCCACGAGATCTGCAGCCACGGCTACCGCTGGATCGACTACCAGTACATGGATGAAGCGCAAGAGCGCGAGCACATGCTCGAAGCCATCCGCATCCTCACCGAGCTTACCGGCGAACGCCCGCAAGGCTGGTACACCGGCCGCACCGGCCCGAACACCCGGCGCCTGGTCATGGAGGAAGGCGGCTTCCTCTACGACAGCGACACCTACGACGACGACCTGCCCTACTGGGAGCCGAACAACCCGACCGGCAAGCCGCACCTGGTGATCCCCTACACCCTCGACACCAACGACATGCGCTTTACCCAGGTGCAGGGCTTCAACTGCGGCGAGCAGTTCTTCCAGTACCTGAAGGACGCCTTCGACGTGCTCTACGAGGAAGGCGCCGAGGCACCGAAGATGCTCTCCATCGGCCTGCACTGCCGCCTGGTCGGCCGCCCGGCGCGCCTGGCCGCGCTCAAGCGCTTCGTCGACTACGCCAAGAGCCACGAGCAGGTCTGGTTCGCCCGGCGCGTGGACATCGCCCGCCACTGGCACGCCACCCACCCGTACAAGAAAGAGAACGCCTGA
- the uraH gene encoding hydroxyisourate hydrolase yields the protein MGRLTTHVLDAAHGCPGSSIKVELYRVEGQQLELVNTALTNSDGRVDAPLLQGDDYRTGVYQLQFSAGDYYRAKGVKLPDTAFLDVVVLRFGIDEQQEHYHVPLLISPYSYSTYRGS from the coding sequence ATGGGACGTTTGACCACACACGTACTGGACGCCGCGCATGGCTGCCCGGGCAGCTCGATCAAGGTCGAGCTGTACCGCGTCGAAGGCCAGCAACTGGAACTGGTGAACACCGCCCTGACCAACAGCGATGGCCGCGTCGATGCGCCGCTGCTGCAGGGCGACGATTACCGCACCGGCGTCTATCAATTGCAGTTCAGCGCCGGTGACTACTACCGCGCCAAGGGTGTGAAGCTGCCGGACACCGCGTTCCTCGACGTGGTCGTGCTGCGCTTCGGCATCGACGAGCAGCAGGAGCACTACCACGTGCCGCTGCTGATCTCGCCGTACAGCTATTCGACCTATCGTGGAAGCTAG
- a CDS encoding RHS repeat-associated core domain-containing protein — protein sequence MSTKYAYAPYGYHKLGQVNLGFTGELVERETGHYLLGNGYRAFNPILMNFNSPDSLSPFAGGGMNAYGYCQGDPVNFRDPSGHYLLAAVRNIAKRFSSNLPKQAASVPISRTPGVNSKPVPDGARLFAIHTSELNNTNSLEAGISPHFSVADGSVHSKAQGPGLYFTLTQEQSNFYLKRGGGKNHNFGLYLMPGKTLVEGQDYKLDINRTGVLLAGAFHKAVVRKIFEGPMVPINKLAALRTEE from the coding sequence ATGAGCACAAAATATGCATATGCGCCCTATGGCTACCATAAGCTCGGTCAAGTTAATCTCGGGTTCACGGGCGAGCTGGTGGAAAGGGAAACGGGTCATTACCTTCTGGGCAATGGTTACAGAGCGTTCAATCCGATTTTAATGAATTTCAATAGCCCGGACAGTTTGAGTCCGTTCGCTGGTGGTGGTATGAACGCATACGGTTACTGCCAGGGAGATCCAGTGAATTTTCGGGATCCAAGTGGTCATTATCTGTTGGCCGCAGTGCGGAATATTGCCAAAAGATTCTCCTCGAATCTACCTAAGCAGGCTGCTTCAGTGCCCATTTCAAGGACGCCTGGCGTTAATTCAAAGCCTGTACCCGATGGGGCCAGATTGTTTGCTATTCATACGTCTGAATTAAACAATACTAACTCCCTGGAGGCTGGCATATCACCACACTTTTCAGTGGCTGACGGATCTGTCCATAGCAAGGCTCAAGGGCCTGGACTCTACTTCACTCTTACTCAAGAGCAGTCCAATTTTTACTTGAAAAGAGGAGGAGGGAAAAATCATAATTTTGGGCTGTATCTTATGCCGGGCAAGACTTTGGTCGAAGGGCAGGACTACAAGTTGGATATAAATAGGACCGGGGTGCTTCTGGCAGGTGCATTCCATAAGGCCGTAGTGCGTAAAATATTTGAAGGGCCCATGGTGCCCATTAACAAACTGGCTGCTCTAAGAACCGAGGAGTAA
- a CDS encoding NCS2 family permease, translating to MESRKSEAPTLDLAPPLETGWLERIFKLKQHGSTVRTELIAGVTTFITMAYIIFVNPNIMADAGIDHGAAFVATCIAAALGCLLMGLYANWPVGLAPGMGLNAFFTYTVVGTMGYNWETALGAVFVSGVLFMFLTVSRVREWLLNSIPVSLRHAMGAGVGLFLGLIGLKTAGIIVDSPTTLVKLGSLHEPGPLLAAVCFLLIAILSYKRVFGAILISIIGVTLAGWGLGLVKFGGVVSMPPSLAPTWMAMDVVGVFNVSMISVVLAFLFVHMFDTAGTLMGVAQRANLVAPDGRIENLSRALKADSTSSVFGAVVGVPPVTSYVESAAGVAAGGRTGLTAVVVGILFIAAMFFAPLAGMIPAYATAGALIYVAMLMMGSMAHIEWDEATDSIPAIVTVIMMPLTFSVADGIALGFISYVALKAGTGKFKEISASLWVLCAIFIAKFVFL from the coding sequence GTGGAAAGCCGCAAATCCGAAGCACCTACGCTGGATCTCGCCCCACCGCTCGAAACGGGCTGGCTGGAGCGGATTTTCAAACTCAAGCAGCATGGCAGCACCGTCCGAACCGAGCTGATCGCCGGGGTGACCACCTTCATCACCATGGCCTACATCATCTTCGTCAACCCCAACATCATGGCCGACGCCGGCATCGACCACGGCGCCGCGTTCGTCGCCACCTGCATCGCCGCCGCCCTGGGCTGCCTGCTGATGGGCCTGTACGCCAACTGGCCGGTGGGCCTGGCGCCGGGCATGGGGCTCAATGCCTTCTTCACCTACACCGTGGTCGGCACCATGGGCTACAACTGGGAAACGGCGCTGGGGGCGGTGTTCGTCTCGGGCGTGCTGTTCATGTTCCTGACCGTTTCGCGCGTGCGTGAGTGGCTGCTCAACAGCATCCCAGTGAGCCTGCGCCATGCCATGGGGGCCGGCGTCGGCCTGTTCCTCGGGCTGATCGGCCTGAAAACCGCCGGCATCATCGTCGACAGCCCGACAACCCTGGTCAAGCTGGGCTCGCTGCATGAGCCCGGCCCGCTGCTGGCGGCCGTGTGCTTCCTGCTGATCGCCATCCTCAGCTACAAGCGGGTGTTCGGCGCAATCCTGATCAGCATCATCGGCGTCACCCTGGCCGGCTGGGGCCTGGGCCTGGTCAAGTTCGGCGGGGTGGTGTCGATGCCGCCGAGCCTGGCACCGACCTGGATGGCCATGGACGTGGTCGGCGTGTTCAACGTCAGCATGATCAGCGTGGTGCTGGCGTTCCTGTTCGTGCACATGTTCGACACCGCCGGCACGCTGATGGGCGTGGCCCAGCGGGCCAACCTGGTGGCGCCGGACGGGCGTATCGAGAACTTGTCGCGGGCACTGAAGGCCGACAGCACCTCCAGCGTGTTCGGCGCGGTGGTCGGCGTGCCGCCGGTGACCAGCTACGTGGAAAGTGCCGCAGGTGTCGCTGCAGGTGGACGTACCGGCCTGACCGCCGTGGTGGTGGGGATCCTGTTCATTGCCGCAATGTTCTTCGCCCCGCTGGCCGGAATGATTCCGGCCTATGCCACCGCCGGCGCGCTGATCTACGTGGCGATGCTGATGATGGGCAGCATGGCGCATATCGAGTGGGACGAAGCCACCGACAGCATTCCGGCGATCGTCACGGTGATCATGATGCCGCTGACGTTCTCGGTGGCTGACGGCATCGCCCTTGGCTTCATCAGCTATGTGGCGCTGAAGGCGGGTACCGGCAAGTTCAAGGAGATCTCGGCCAGTTTGTGGGTGCTGTGCGCGATCTTCATTGCCAAGTTTGTATTCCTCTGA
- a CDS encoding GntR family transcriptional regulator, which yields MNEQLQPLKKPVRTGKAGRSGTQDDIVYAHIFEAILEQRLAPGTKLSEEALGEIFGVSRTIIRRALSRLAHESVVLLRPNRGAVVASPTVEEARQVFFSRRMVERAITELAVQHATLEQLNELRQMVREERDSFSRGDRGAGIRLSGEFHLKLAEAAGNAPLVSFQRSLVSQTSLIIAQYESGNRSHCSYDEHMQLIDAIEARDAEQAVSLMMHHMDHIDSKLNLDEESASDDLHAVFSHLLKKPKATAKG from the coding sequence ATGAACGAACAGCTGCAACCTCTGAAAAAACCTGTGCGCACTGGCAAGGCCGGCCGCAGCGGTACCCAGGACGACATCGTCTATGCGCACATCTTCGAGGCGATCCTCGAGCAGCGCCTGGCACCGGGCACCAAGTTGAGCGAGGAAGCACTGGGCGAGATCTTCGGCGTCAGCCGCACCATCATCCGTCGCGCGCTTTCGCGCCTGGCCCACGAAAGCGTGGTGCTGCTGCGGCCCAACCGCGGTGCGGTGGTGGCCAGCCCGACGGTCGAGGAGGCACGTCAGGTATTCTTCTCGCGGCGCATGGTCGAGCGCGCCATCACCGAACTGGCCGTGCAGCACGCCACCCTTGAACAGCTCAACGAACTGCGCCAGATGGTCCGCGAGGAGCGTGACAGCTTCTCCCGTGGCGACCGTGGCGCCGGTATCCGCCTGTCCGGCGAGTTCCACCTCAAGCTGGCCGAAGCCGCTGGCAATGCGCCATTGGTGAGCTTCCAGCGCAGCCTGGTATCGCAAACTTCGCTGATCATCGCCCAGTACGAAAGCGGCAACCGTTCGCACTGTTCGTACGATGAGCACATGCAGCTGATCGATGCGATCGAGGCCCGTGATGCCGAGCAGGCGGTAAGCCTGATGATGCATCACATGGACCATATCGACAGCAAGCTCAACCTCGACGAGGAGAGCGCTTCGGACGACCTGCACGCGGTGTTCTCCCACCTGCTGAAAAAGCCCAAGGCTACCGCCAAGGGTTGA
- the aqpZ gene encoding aquaporin Z has protein sequence MSSSLGLRMGAELVGTFWLVLGGCGSAVLAASSPVGIGVLGVAFAFGLTVLTMAFAIGHISGCHLNPAVSFGLVVGGRFPAKELLPYVIAQVIGAILAAVVIYFIATGKAGFEVANGMASNGYGEHSPGGYTLAAGFVSEVVMTAMFLVIIMGATDARAPAGFAPIAIGLALTLIHLISIPVTNTSVNPARSTGPALFVGGWALQQLWLFWLAPLIGAAIGGALYRGLAKKP, from the coding sequence ATGAGTTCATCCCTGGGTTTGCGCATGGGTGCCGAGTTGGTCGGCACCTTCTGGTTGGTCCTGGGTGGCTGCGGCAGCGCGGTGCTGGCCGCCAGCTCGCCTGTCGGCATCGGTGTCCTGGGTGTCGCTTTCGCTTTCGGCCTTACCGTCCTGACCATGGCATTCGCCATCGGCCATATCTCCGGTTGTCACCTCAATCCCGCCGTGTCGTTCGGATTGGTGGTGGGGGGACGATTCCCGGCAAAAGAGTTGCTGCCCTACGTGATTGCCCAGGTGATCGGCGCGATCCTCGCCGCGGTGGTGATCTACTTCATCGCCACCGGCAAGGCCGGTTTCGAGGTGGCTAACGGCATGGCGTCGAATGGTTATGGCGAACACTCGCCCGGCGGCTACACCTTGGCCGCAGGCTTCGTCAGCGAAGTGGTGATGACCGCGATGTTCCTGGTGATCATCATGGGCGCCACGGACGCCCGGGCGCCGGCCGGGTTCGCGCCGATCGCCATTGGCCTGGCCTTGACGCTGATCCACCTGATCTCGATCCCGGTCACCAACACCTCGGTGAATCCGGCGCGCAGCACCGGGCCTGCGCTGTTCGTCGGTGGCTGGGCGTTGCAGCAACTTTGGCTGTTCTGGCTGGCACCGCTGATCGGCGCGGCGATCGGCGGTGCGCTGTATCGAGGCCTGGCGAAAAAGCCTTAG
- the guaD gene encoding guanine deaminase — MSATRKAYRAAILHSIADPAEVGLEASCEYYEDGLLVVDDGRISALGHASELLPTLDADIPVQHYQDALITPGFIDTHIHFPQTGMIGSYGEQLLDWLNTYTFPCEKQFADKAHADQVAKIFLAELLRNGTTTALVFGSVHPESVNALFEEAERLDLRMIAGKVMMDRNAPDYLTDTAESSYRDSKMLIERWHGKGRLHYAVTPRFAPTSTPEQLSVAGQLLKEHPGVYMHTHLSENLKEIDWVKELFPEQKGYLDVYDHFELLGERSVFAHGVHLCDDECQRLAETGSAIAFCPTSNLFLGSGLFNLPQAERFKVNVGLGTDVGAGTSFSLLNTLNEAYKVLQLQGARLHPYKSLYLATLGGARALRLEDRIGSLRPGNDADFVVLDYKATPLLDYRLQQSKSIEETLFVLTTLGDDRTVRETYAAGHCVHQR; from the coding sequence ATGAGCGCAACCCGCAAAGCCTACCGAGCCGCCATCCTGCACAGCATCGCCGACCCCGCCGAGGTCGGCCTGGAGGCGTCCTGCGAATACTATGAAGACGGCCTGCTGGTGGTCGACGACGGCCGCATCAGCGCCCTGGGCCATGCCAGCGAGCTGCTGCCGACCCTCGACGCCGACATTCCGGTGCAACACTACCAGGACGCCCTGATCACCCCGGGCTTCATCGACACCCATATCCATTTCCCGCAGACCGGCATGATCGGTTCCTACGGCGAGCAGCTGCTGGACTGGCTGAACACCTACACCTTCCCCTGCGAAAAGCAGTTCGCCGACAAGGCCCATGCCGACCAGGTGGCGAAGATCTTCCTGGCCGAACTGCTGCGCAACGGCACCACCACCGCGCTGGTGTTCGGCAGCGTGCATCCCGAGTCGGTCAACGCCCTGTTCGAGGAGGCCGAGCGCCTGGACCTGCGCATGATCGCCGGCAAGGTGATGATGGACCGCAACGCTCCCGACTACCTGACCGACACCGCCGAGTCCAGCTACCGCGACAGCAAGATGCTGATCGAGCGCTGGCACGGCAAGGGCCGCCTGCACTACGCGGTCACCCCGCGCTTCGCGCCGACCAGCACGCCGGAACAGTTGAGCGTGGCCGGTCAGTTGCTCAAGGAGCACCCGGGCGTATACATGCACACCCACCTGTCGGAGAACCTCAAGGAAATCGACTGGGTCAAGGAACTGTTCCCCGAGCAGAAAGGCTACCTGGACGTCTACGACCACTTCGAACTGCTCGGCGAGCGCTCGGTGTTCGCCCATGGCGTACACCTGTGCGACGACGAATGCCAGCGCCTGGCCGAAACCGGTTCGGCCATCGCCTTCTGCCCGACCTCCAACCTGTTCCTCGGCAGCGGCCTGTTCAACCTGCCCCAGGCCGAGCGCTTCAAGGTCAACGTCGGCCTGGGCACCGATGTCGGCGCCGGCACCAGCTTCTCGCTGCTGAACACGCTGAACGAGGCGTACAAGGTGTTGCAGCTGCAAGGCGCGCGCCTGCATCCGTACAAGTCGCTGTACCTGGCCACCCTCGGCGGCGCCCGCGCTCTGCGCCTGGAAGACCGCATCGGCAGCCTGCGCCCGGGCAATGACGCCGACTTCGTGGTGCTCGACTACAAGGCCACCCCGTTGCTGGACTACCGCCTGCAGCAATCCAAGAGCATCGAGGAGACCTTGTTCGTGCTTACCACCCTGGGCGACGACCGCACCGTGCGCGAGACCTACGCCGCCGGGCATTGCGTGCACCAGCGCTAA